Proteins from a genomic interval of Methanofollis formosanus:
- a CDS encoding AAA family ATPase gives MQRVIVGQEETIRDLLTALVAGGNVLLEGVPGLAKTLTVRTLAACTACSFARIQFTPDLLPSDITGTTVYRQHDGVFSLVKGPVFHNIVLADEINRAPPKVQSALLEAMQERQVTIQGETCALPDPFFVLATQNPIESEGTYPLPEAQTDRFLFKLIMDYPGVEDEVEILDRFAARTEVAPACVLTVPELQNIQATARAVRADPAVREYAARIVDATRHPDKYALRTGEYIEWGASPRATLSLVLGAKARALLEGRTYIVPHDIKAVAHNALRHRILLTYAADACGVRSDAIIDEVLGVVEVP, from the coding sequence ATGCAGCGGGTGATCGTCGGGCAGGAGGAGACGATCCGAGACCTCCTCACCGCCCTCGTCGCGGGGGGCAACGTCCTCCTCGAAGGGGTGCCGGGCCTGGCAAAGACCCTCACCGTCCGGACGCTCGCCGCCTGCACCGCCTGCTCGTTCGCCCGCATCCAGTTCACCCCCGACCTCCTCCCCTCGGATATCACCGGCACGACCGTCTATCGCCAGCACGATGGGGTCTTCTCCCTGGTGAAGGGCCCGGTCTTCCACAACATCGTCCTGGCAGACGAGATCAACCGCGCCCCGCCGAAGGTCCAGTCGGCCCTCCTCGAGGCGATGCAGGAGCGGCAGGTCACCATCCAGGGCGAGACCTGTGCCCTGCCCGATCCCTTCTTCGTCCTGGCCACCCAGAACCCGATCGAGTCCGAAGGAACCTACCCCCTCCCCGAGGCCCAGACCGACCGCTTCCTCTTCAAACTCATCATGGACTATCCGGGCGTGGAGGACGAGGTCGAGATCCTCGACCGGTTCGCCGCCAGGACCGAGGTCGCCCCCGCCTGCGTCCTCACCGTCCCTGAACTCCAGAACATTCAGGCCACCGCGCGCGCCGTCCGCGCCGACCCGGCGGTGCGGGAGTACGCCGCCAGGATCGTGGACGCCACCCGCCACCCCGACAAGTACGCCCTCCGGACCGGCGAGTACATCGAGTGGGGCGCCTCGCCGCGTGCCACCCTCTCCCTCGTGCTGGGGGCCAAGGCCCGCGCCCTCCTGGAAGGCCGCACCTACATCGTCCCTCACGACATCAAGGCCGTCGCCCACAACGCCCTGCGCCACCGCATCCTCCTCACCTATGCGGCAGACGCCTGCGGGGTCAGGAGCGACGCGATCATCGACGAGGTGCTCGGCGTCGTCGAGGTGCCGTGA
- a CDS encoding DUF58 domain-containing protein, with amino-acid sequence METAADLIARVRPVPLMALLQAGGTFAGGHRSPLVGQGIEFAGIRAYVPGDDVRTIDWKVTARRAAPYVREYTEDREMNLYIAIDCSASGGFAGAGQKDRTIIDAAAALVLGAESCGDRVGLCLFSDRMESLVPARRGRRHVAVLLSALLARLPFSGRTDLQTALGALTPSLPPLSTVLIISDFVTPPFTEALKVLGKKHRVVLLRVTDPHEETLPDLGLISLEDAESGEQMIVDTSDPALRRRFSEAAAGHARTLALAAGECRAPLIPLTAGDDLRETLMQERGRR; translated from the coding sequence ATGGAGACGGCCGCCGACCTGATCGCGCGGGTGAGACCGGTGCCGCTGATGGCCCTCCTCCAGGCCGGCGGCACCTTTGCCGGCGGGCACCGCTCCCCCCTCGTCGGGCAGGGGATCGAGTTTGCCGGGATCAGGGCCTACGTCCCGGGCGACGACGTGCGCACCATCGACTGGAAGGTCACCGCCCGTCGCGCCGCCCCCTATGTCAGGGAATATACCGAAGACCGCGAGATGAACCTCTACATCGCCATCGACTGCTCGGCCTCGGGAGGGTTTGCCGGGGCCGGCCAGAAAGACCGGACGATCATCGACGCGGCGGCGGCCCTCGTCCTCGGTGCCGAGTCGTGCGGCGACCGGGTGGGCCTCTGCCTCTTCTCCGACCGGATGGAGAGTCTCGTCCCGGCGCGGCGGGGACGGCGGCATGTGGCCGTCCTCCTCTCGGCCCTCCTCGCGCGGCTGCCCTTCTCGGGCCGGACCGACCTGCAGACCGCGCTCGGCGCCCTCACCCCGTCCCTTCCGCCGCTGAGCACCGTCCTCATCATCTCGGACTTCGTCACCCCGCCCTTCACCGAGGCGCTGAAGGTGCTCGGAAAGAAGCACCGGGTGGTGCTCCTCCGCGTCACCGACCCCCACGAAGAGACTCTCCCCGACCTCGGCCTCATCTCCCTGGAGGACGCGGAGAGCGGGGAACAGATGATCGTCGACACCTCCGACCCCGCACTCAGGCGGCGTTTCAGTGAGGCCGCCGCCGGACACGCACGCACCCTCGCCCTGGCCGCCGGCGAGTGCCGGGCCCCGCTGATCCCCCTCACGGCCGGGGACGACCTCAGGGAGACCCTGATGCAAGAGCGGGGGCGGCGCTGA
- a CDS encoding vWA domain-containing protein: MAGFSHPLWLLGLLGLPVLYLLYLRAEKRRKKEALLFSGVSILKEAIGETKPSRRPQVLFLLTLLAVALLITGLAGPHVPLEGIHEGVSVVLAIDTSGSMAATDYPPDRLSSAKSAAEKLLDGLESEDYAGVVIFENGAMSAAYLSPDHERVIGKLQAIKPRDGPTALGDGLALAVDMADAIPNRKKVVVILSDGMNNAGIISPAQAAGFAVERGVRVYTVGLGSAGPVAFGTAEDGSTQYARLDEKTLREVAATTGGKYFRSVDGDTLQEIYAALPAEIEREPEETDVAGAFFVAAVLVLLAECWLRYGRGRILP, translated from the coding sequence ATGGCCGGATTTTCTCATCCCCTCTGGCTCCTCGGCCTCCTCGGCCTGCCCGTTCTGTATCTCCTCTACCTCAGGGCGGAGAAAAGGCGGAAGAAAGAAGCGCTGCTCTTCTCAGGTGTTTCCATACTCAAGGAGGCAATCGGGGAGACGAAACCTTCCAGGCGGCCGCAGGTCCTCTTCCTCCTCACCCTCCTTGCCGTCGCTCTCCTGATCACCGGCCTCGCCGGCCCCCACGTCCCGCTGGAAGGGATACACGAAGGCGTCTCAGTGGTGCTCGCCATCGATACCTCGGGGAGCATGGCGGCGACCGACTACCCGCCAGACCGCCTCTCGTCGGCAAAGTCGGCCGCAGAAAAACTGCTCGACGGACTGGAGAGCGAGGACTACGCGGGCGTCGTCATCTTCGAGAACGGGGCGATGAGCGCCGCCTACCTCTCTCCGGACCACGAGCGGGTCATCGGAAAACTCCAGGCCATCAAACCCCGGGACGGCCCCACCGCCCTCGGCGACGGTCTCGCCCTCGCCGTGGACATGGCCGACGCCATCCCGAACCGGAAGAAAGTGGTCGTCATCCTCTCGGACGGGATGAACAATGCCGGCATCATCTCGCCGGCGCAGGCCGCCGGGTTTGCGGTGGAGCGGGGCGTCCGGGTCTATACCGTCGGCCTCGGCTCCGCAGGCCCGGTCGCCTTCGGCACAGCCGAGGACGGGTCCACCCAGTATGCCCGCCTCGACGAGAAGACGCTCAGGGAGGTGGCGGCGACAACCGGCGGGAAGTATTTCAGGTCGGTGGACGGCGACACCCTGCAGGAGATCTATGCCGCCCTCCCGGCCGAGATCGAGCGGGAACCGGAGGAGACCGATGTCGCCGGGGCCTTCTTCGTTGCGGCCGTCCTCGTTCTCCTTGCTGAATGTTGGCTGCGATATGGAAGGGGGAGGATCCTCCCATGA
- a CDS encoding ABC transporter substrate-binding protein: MTVYVAMDDTDNLNSRGTGRLARSVAAALAEEYEVFGVTRHQLYVNDAIPYTSHNSCAVLHLPHAEKQDIPAIFEMTEQMMLDDFVEGSDPGLAVASASQVTPALLAFGKDAKSKVLTQEMARSLAKNLDIRLKGLGGTEDGVIGSMAGIGLARAGNDGRFLQVGRIREITGLCTAEELLEAGIDAIITRDGRQVTKGIIEAPEGKSVKPCPIGGWVVLIVDEQDGHIIPVKRD, encoded by the coding sequence ATGACAGTCTACGTAGCCATGGACGATACCGACAACCTCAACTCCCGCGGGACCGGGAGGCTTGCCAGGTCTGTTGCAGCGGCCCTCGCCGAAGAGTATGAGGTCTTTGGCGTCACACGCCACCAGCTCTATGTCAACGACGCCATCCCCTATACCTCGCACAACTCCTGCGCCGTCCTTCACCTCCCGCATGCCGAAAAACAGGACATCCCTGCGATCTTCGAGATGACAGAACAGATGATGCTCGACGACTTCGTCGAGGGCAGCGACCCGGGCCTGGCCGTCGCCTCGGCCAGTCAGGTCACCCCGGCCCTCCTCGCCTTCGGCAAGGACGCCAAGTCAAAGGTGCTCACCCAGGAGATGGCACGAAGCCTTGCAAAGAACCTGGACATCAGGCTCAAGGGACTCGGCGGGACCGAAGACGGGGTCATCGGGTCCATGGCCGGAATCGGGCTTGCCCGGGCCGGGAACGACGGACGGTTCCTCCAGGTCGGACGGATCAGAGAGATCACCGGCCTGTGCACCGCCGAAGAACTTCTTGAGGCCGGGATCGATGCCATCATCACCCGTGACGGCCGGCAGGTCACAAAAGGGATCATCGAGGCACCGGAAGGAAAATCGGTGAAGCCCTGCCCGATCGGGGGCTGGGTCGTCCTCATCGTCGATGAACAGGACGGACACATCATCCCTGTGAAAAGAGATTGA
- a CDS encoding ECF transporter S component gives MMTRKEPYFSPYEIAVLSLCGALIFVSKVLIKVPLHSPGHSSLFVVIPFLVGCGVVRKPGAATYIGLITGLLASFFGLEALHLFDVFKYLAMGLVIDATALVFNFRMDNPAVGFIAGAAGSIAKMAVNYSVHLLLGVPATFIVLGVGVASVTHLVFGGIGGVIGALVIARLIRAGVIAGAPSSS, from the coding sequence ATGATGACCAGAAAAGAACCCTACTTCTCCCCCTATGAGATCGCCGTCCTCTCCCTCTGCGGCGCCCTCATCTTTGTCTCGAAGGTGCTGATCAAAGTCCCGCTCCACTCGCCCGGCCACTCCAGTCTCTTTGTGGTGATCCCCTTCCTCGTCGGCTGCGGCGTGGTACGGAAACCCGGAGCCGCGACCTATATCGGCCTGATCACCGGACTGCTCGCCTCCTTCTTCGGGCTCGAAGCCCTCCATCTCTTCGACGTCTTCAAGTACCTCGCCATGGGCCTGGTCATCGACGCCACCGCCCTGGTCTTCAACTTCAGGATGGACAACCCCGCCGTGGGCTTCATCGCCGGCGCCGCCGGGAGCATCGCAAAGATGGCGGTGAACTACAGCGTCCACCTCCTCCTCGGCGTCCCGGCCACCTTCATCGTCCTCGGCGTAGGGGTGGCCTCGGTGACCCATCTGGTCTTCGGCGGGATCGGCGGAGTGATCGGTGCCCTTGTCATTGCCCGCCTCATCAGAGCAGGAGTGATCGCGGGTGCGCCCTCCTCGTCCTGA
- a CDS encoding ATP-binding cassette domain-containing protein, whose product MRPSVLLLDEPTSGIDQSGAGHLVSVLKRLNEETGLTIVVAEHRYEHFSRVCSRLVSVQDGAICYDGPPVSAGLQAPERDPAGDGTGSEVPDRPPLLSFEGIVYTYPGAARPALNGATLTVHAGEVVVLAGPNGSGKSTLLRHVNGLLTPDRGTVRVGGEEIRGKSVAEIASSVGFLAQHADTQLFAETIEDEISFAPENLGFSPEKKEASVGRVMNALGLDRIGRLAHPLNLSVGEKQRVAIAGILAMETPVLVLDEPTLGLDPARKAGLAEGLRRYARDGKAVLVTTHDREFAALLGGREVRIQDGTIVQIGRAEQ is encoded by the coding sequence ATGCGCCCCAGCGTCCTCCTCCTGGACGAACCGACCTCGGGGATAGACCAGAGCGGTGCGGGCCACCTCGTCTCTGTCCTGAAGAGGTTGAACGAGGAGACCGGGCTGACGATCGTCGTCGCCGAACACCGGTACGAACATTTCTCCAGGGTCTGTTCCAGACTCGTCTCGGTCCAGGACGGCGCGATCTGTTATGACGGCCCGCCGGTGAGTGCGGGGCTTCAGGCGCCTGAACGCGATCCGGCCGGCGACGGGACCGGATCGGAAGTGCCTGACCGCCCGCCTCTTCTCTCCTTTGAAGGGATCGTCTACACCTACCCCGGCGCCGCCCGCCCGGCCCTCAACGGCGCCACCCTCACGGTCCATGCCGGGGAGGTGGTCGTCCTCGCCGGTCCGAACGGGTCCGGGAAGAGCACGCTGCTCCGCCATGTCAACGGTCTTCTCACGCCCGACCGGGGAACCGTGAGGGTCGGAGGAGAGGAGATCAGAGGAAAGTCGGTGGCCGAGATCGCCTCGTCGGTCGGATTTCTTGCACAGCATGCCGACACCCAGCTCTTTGCCGAGACGATCGAGGACGAGATCTCTTTCGCACCCGAGAACCTCGGGTTCTCCCCGGAAAAAAAGGAGGCGTCGGTCGGTCGGGTGATGAACGCCCTGGGCCTGGACCGGATCGGCCGTCTTGCCCACCCTCTCAACCTCTCGGTCGGCGAGAAACAGCGAGTGGCCATTGCAGGCATCCTTGCCATGGAGACGCCGGTGCTTGTCCTCGACGAACCCACCCTTGGCCTCGACCCGGCCCGCAAGGCCGGACTTGCAGAGGGGTTGCGCCGCTATGCGAGGGACGGAAAGGCGGTGCTCGTCACCACCCACGACCGGGAGTTCGCCGCCCTCCTCGGCGGGCGCGAGGTCAGGATACAGGACGGAACGATCGTCCAGATAGGGAGAGCAGAGCAATGA
- a CDS encoding energy-coupling factor transporter transmembrane component T family protein, with protein MKRQRGVHYIKENTWLHRLDPRTKLVALVLFSMAAMATEDARPLLLVFGTVLAIAALSHLTRPFIRSLRLLLPVLICILVIDAFFPRAAWGTTYFSAEVWIFHPVLSTGGLLFSAAMCLRLLAVGGFSFLFIMTTAFSDFVRSLRASGLPNTLAFSLGYALRSVSALTEDIGNIMDAQRSRALEFDRGNLVKNRHKILALAVPATVSVLSRARQVSEAMQCRGFGAAARPTCYQVRRTGWGEDAALLGCVLFGVAASFLL; from the coding sequence ATGAAACGGCAGAGAGGGGTGCACTATATCAAGGAAAACACCTGGCTCCACCGCCTCGACCCCAGGACAAAACTGGTCGCCCTCGTCCTGTTCAGCATGGCGGCGATGGCGACCGAAGATGCCCGCCCTCTGCTCCTCGTCTTCGGGACCGTGCTCGCCATCGCCGCCCTCTCGCACCTGACCCGTCCCTTCATCAGGTCGCTGCGCCTCCTCCTCCCGGTCCTCATCTGTATCCTCGTCATCGACGCCTTCTTCCCGCGGGCCGCCTGGGGCACGACCTATTTCTCGGCCGAGGTCTGGATCTTCCACCCGGTCCTCTCCACCGGCGGGCTTCTCTTCTCGGCGGCGATGTGCCTGCGCCTCCTCGCGGTCGGAGGGTTTTCCTTTCTCTTCATCATGACGACCGCCTTCTCCGACTTTGTCAGAAGCCTGCGGGCCTCCGGCCTCCCCAACACCCTGGCCTTCTCCCTGGGCTATGCCCTCAGGTCGGTCTCGGCCCTCACCGAAGATATCGGAAACATCATGGACGCCCAGCGGTCCAGGGCCCTTGAGTTCGACAGAGGAAATCTCGTCAAGAACCGGCATAAGATCCTGGCCCTCGCCGTGCCCGCGACGGTCTCGGTCCTCTCCAGGGCGCGGCAGGTCTCCGAAGCGATGCAGTGCCGGGGCTTCGGGGCCGCCGCACGCCCGACCTGTTATCAGGTGCGGCGGACAGGGTGGGGGGAGGACGCCGCCCTGCTCGGATGTGTCCTCTTCGGCGTCGCGGCCTCCTTCCTCTTATGA
- a CDS encoding nitrogenase component 1, with product MPECPCPDPLWPCAMTGAVACLSGFTGLEVVIHGSSGCYFYPASLLKRPVHATLLVEDEVIMGSEERLRSVVSEVASSGLPVAVVLSCVPAVIGEDIRGALDGMDVVVVDSPGFAGRMEEGYMRALAALAPEVGDREEGVTIDGLNPVDPFYLGNLYETQRLVSLAGGKVAAALAAGPLERVKRCGPVALQTNPDLASGVGRNAGSLLGLDATVAAVSAAADRCDLDPDPVAKEAQAAEERIDHLCDKFLARHDPPAAAVFGGRAYADFAARALRRYLDAEIVCLAPRTGEGATVSLEEMQDRIAAADPDLILGSSYEHAAAPEVSYVGLTFPQRGQVRLHARPIVGVEGTLALMEAVLNACGRS from the coding sequence GTGCCTGAGTGTCCGTGCCCCGACCCGCTCTGGCCGTGCGCGATGACCGGGGCGGTCGCCTGCCTTTCAGGATTTACCGGACTGGAGGTGGTGATCCACGGTTCGTCGGGCTGCTACTTCTATCCGGCCTCCCTCCTCAAGCGCCCGGTGCATGCCACCCTCCTCGTCGAGGACGAGGTGATCATGGGTTCAGAGGAGCGCCTCCGCTCGGTCGTCTCCGAGGTGGCGTCCTCAGGCCTCCCGGTGGCGGTCGTCCTCTCCTGCGTCCCGGCGGTGATCGGCGAGGACATCAGGGGAGCGCTCGACGGCATGGACGTCGTCGTCGTCGATAGTCCGGGTTTTGCCGGGAGGATGGAGGAAGGGTATATGCGGGCGCTCGCGGCCCTCGCCCCCGAGGTAGGGGACAGGGAGGAGGGGGTCACCATCGACGGGCTCAATCCGGTCGACCCCTTCTACCTGGGCAACCTTTATGAGACGCAGCGGCTCGTGAGCCTGGCAGGCGGGAAGGTGGCCGCGGCCCTCGCCGCCGGCCCGCTCGAGCGGGTGAAGCGGTGCGGCCCGGTGGCTCTCCAGACCAACCCGGACCTTGCGTCAGGGGTCGGGAGAAACGCGGGCTCCCTCCTCGGCCTGGACGCGACGGTCGCCGCGGTCTCGGCGGCCGCCGACCGGTGCGACCTCGACCCCGACCCGGTGGCGAAGGAGGCGCAGGCCGCGGAGGAGCGGATCGACCATCTCTGCGACAAGTTTCTCGCCCGTCACGACCCACCGGCGGCGGCGGTCTTCGGGGGGCGGGCATATGCCGACTTTGCCGCCCGCGCCCTGCGGCGCTATCTCGACGCAGAGATCGTCTGCCTTGCCCCGCGCACTGGCGAGGGCGCGACGGTCTCCCTGGAAGAGATGCAGGACCGCATCGCCGCGGCCGACCCCGACCTCATCCTGGGCTCTTCATATGAGCACGCCGCCGCCCCTGAGGTGTCGTACGTCGGGCTCACCTTCCCGCAGCGCGGGCAGGTCCGTCTCCATGCCCGGCCGATCGTCGGTGTCGAGGGGACCCTGGCCTTGATGGAAGCGGTGCTCAATGCCTGCGGTCGGTCATAA
- a CDS encoding nitrogenase component 1, whose protein sequence is MNSKTLHSSSQRYEGCTLTGALSITAGVEDAVTVVHGPEGCAHHNVSLLHAVMAEQGRPAVPRIVPTGLSEQGVIFGGEEDLAATLRAVADKRPGVIFVLTTCITETIGDDAASVCSEDYGVPVVLLPTAGFLGGCFSDGLNAALTAMAGLADPVEEAGETVTVIGEKNLEYEVEENFTEVERLLASLGLEVGLRFVRDVRYADLKQVGAGRLNILREPSLAPVGEMLKERFGTPYISSFPIGLEGSTAFLEEVGVLLDLRAEEAVRQEEERQRAMLASFADLRGSVFSLDPMTFRALECTPVRRVMEALDLQVDSDDAGVSLPYSPPVGTAGIRRLLHRWRRRVRA, encoded by the coding sequence ATGAACTCGAAGACCTTGCACTCCAGTTCGCAGAGATATGAGGGGTGCACCCTCACCGGCGCCCTCTCGATCACGGCAGGGGTAGAGGACGCGGTGACGGTGGTCCACGGCCCCGAGGGCTGCGCCCACCACAACGTCTCCCTTCTTCATGCGGTCATGGCCGAGCAGGGGCGCCCCGCGGTCCCGAGGATCGTCCCGACCGGTCTCTCCGAGCAGGGCGTGATCTTCGGCGGCGAGGAGGACCTGGCCGCGACCCTCAGGGCGGTGGCCGACAAGAGGCCGGGCGTCATCTTTGTCCTGACCACCTGCATCACCGAGACGATCGGGGACGACGCCGCTTCGGTCTGCAGCGAGGACTACGGCGTCCCGGTGGTCCTGCTCCCGACCGCCGGTTTTCTCGGCGGGTGTTTTTCCGACGGGCTGAACGCGGCTCTCACGGCCATGGCGGGACTGGCCGACCCGGTCGAGGAGGCCGGGGAGACGGTCACCGTCATCGGGGAGAAGAACCTGGAGTACGAGGTGGAGGAGAACTTCACCGAGGTGGAACGGTTGCTTGCGTCCCTGGGCCTCGAGGTCGGGCTTCGTTTTGTCCGGGATGTGCGCTATGCCGACCTCAAGCAGGTCGGGGCCGGGCGGCTCAACATTCTCAGGGAACCGTCCCTGGCGCCGGTGGGCGAGATGCTGAAGGAGCGGTTCGGCACCCCGTACATCTCCTCGTTTCCCATCGGTCTGGAGGGGAGCACCGCCTTTCTCGAAGAGGTGGGAGTGCTCCTGGACCTCCGGGCCGAAGAAGCGGTGCGGCAGGAGGAGGAACGGCAGCGCGCGATGCTTGCTTCGTTTGCAGACCTACGCGGCTCGGTCTTCTCTCTCGACCCCATGACCTTCAGGGCCCTGGAGTGCACGCCGGTGCGACGGGTGATGGAGGCGCTCGACCTGCAGGTCGATTCCGACGACGCCGGGGTCAGTCTCCCGTACAGCCCGCCGGTGGGGACGGCCGGGATCAGGCGGCTGCTTCACCGGTGGAGGAGGCGAGTCCGTGCCTGA
- the cfbC gene encoding Ni-sirohydrochlorin a,c-diamide reductive cyclase ATP-dependent reductase subunit — protein MKQIALYGKGGIGKSTTSANLSAALGARGLDVLQIGCDPKRDSTRMLMNGAWIPTVLDLVREKGEDGVSIDEVVREGFAGVRCVEAGGPEPGIGCAGRGIIATFRLLERLGALHGDVIVYDVLGDVVCGGFAMPMREGYAEEVYLVTSGELMSLYAANNIAKAVARLAKRSKQTCSLAGVICNAKNMAGEEELVREFAQRINSEMVAYIPRSRTVQLAEVHKQTVMEYAPDSEQAAVYRELAGRVLTNDRTSTPTPLEMDELEDLALQFAEI, from the coding sequence ATGAAACAGATCGCCCTCTACGGGAAGGGTGGGATCGGGAAGTCCACCACCTCCGCGAACCTCTCCGCAGCACTGGGAGCAAGAGGACTCGACGTGCTCCAGATCGGGTGCGACCCGAAGAGGGACAGCACCAGGATGCTGATGAACGGGGCATGGATCCCGACCGTCCTCGACCTCGTCCGGGAGAAGGGGGAGGACGGCGTCTCGATCGACGAAGTGGTCCGCGAGGGCTTTGCCGGTGTCAGGTGCGTGGAGGCCGGCGGCCCTGAGCCCGGGATCGGGTGTGCCGGCCGCGGGATCATCGCCACCTTCAGACTTCTGGAACGACTTGGAGCGCTCCACGGCGACGTTATTGTCTACGATGTCCTCGGTGACGTGGTCTGCGGCGGGTTTGCGATGCCGATGCGGGAGGGCTATGCCGAGGAGGTCTACCTGGTCACCTCGGGCGAACTGATGTCGCTGTACGCGGCGAACAATATCGCCAAGGCGGTGGCACGCCTTGCAAAACGCTCGAAGCAGACCTGCAGTCTTGCCGGCGTCATCTGCAACGCGAAGAACATGGCCGGCGAGGAGGAACTGGTCCGCGAGTTTGCGCAACGGATCAACTCCGAGATGGTGGCCTACATCCCGCGCTCACGCACCGTGCAGCTCGCCGAGGTCCACAAGCAGACGGTGATGGAGTACGCCCCCGACTCCGAGCAGGCGGCGGTGTACCGGGAACTTGCCGGGCGTGTCCTCACCAACGACCGGACGTCGACCCCGACACCTCTTGAGATGGATGAACTCGAAGACCTTGCACTCCAGTTCGCAGAGATATGA
- a CDS encoding TrkH family potassium uptake protein, protein MDRTEYISAIAPDIGRILRFIGVVTCLPLIVALIYQEWEMLLPMGLVPIIYVVFGTLLMQVPRPAREAKLSAALAAVALIWLLSAVIGSVPFIVGLGMPITDSIFEAMSGWTDTGMTLLPDVDATPRTLLFWRSFMQWLGGIGIVAFTIALASRSGLVQRGLYRSEGRTEAFMPSVVATGFAMWRIYIIITLLSIGLVLLSGVTLWDATNLAMTAIATGGFTVHSEGIPFYQNATLEFLLVPVMIAGAMPFKLYYLMYHNRKFGFFGDRQAIALLALTGVGFLVVALDLVYLTGAETMDAIRQGLFMATAGITSTGFQNTSPYTWPSVTVLFLVIFMLIGGSSGSTAGGMKISRVILGLESLVWWFKRIFVSGKVVVPFRHGGKTVQKNIAEVEVSKNMLIIILYFLTVFICTIVVFHLEHGAPFESSHVIFEIVSAFCNNGISTGFVTPDMSLGSKWLFIFLMWFGRLELVPILVLFVGLAKGFE, encoded by the coding sequence ATGGACCGGACAGAGTATATCTCCGCTATCGCTCCAGATATCGGGAGGATCCTCAGATTTATTGGGGTCGTCACCTGCCTCCCCCTCATTGTCGCCCTCATCTATCAGGAGTGGGAGATGCTCCTGCCCATGGGGCTCGTCCCCATCATCTATGTCGTCTTCGGCACGCTGCTGATGCAGGTGCCCCGTCCTGCCCGTGAGGCCAAACTCTCCGCGGCCCTTGCGGCCGTCGCGCTCATCTGGCTTCTCTCGGCGGTCATCGGGTCGGTTCCCTTCATCGTCGGCCTCGGGATGCCGATCACTGACAGCATCTTTGAGGCGATGTCCGGGTGGACCGACACTGGCATGACGCTCCTCCCCGACGTCGACGCCACTCCCAGAACGCTTCTCTTCTGGCGGTCCTTCATGCAATGGCTCGGCGGGATCGGGATCGTCGCCTTCACCATCGCCCTGGCAAGCCGTTCCGGGCTGGTCCAGCGGGGGCTGTACCGCTCAGAGGGCAGGACCGAGGCCTTCATGCCGAGTGTCGTCGCGACCGGGTTTGCGATGTGGCGGATCTATATTATCATCACGCTCCTCTCCATCGGGCTTGTCCTCCTCTCCGGCGTCACGCTCTGGGATGCCACGAACCTTGCGATGACCGCCATCGCCACCGGCGGGTTCACCGTCCACTCGGAAGGGATTCCCTTCTACCAGAACGCGACCCTCGAGTTCCTCCTTGTCCCGGTGATGATCGCCGGTGCGATGCCCTTCAAGCTCTACTACCTGATGTACCATAACCGCAAGTTCGGCTTCTTCGGAGACCGTCAGGCCATCGCCCTCCTCGCCCTCACCGGTGTGGGATTTCTGGTCGTCGCCCTCGACCTCGTGTACCTCACCGGCGCAGAGACCATGGACGCCATCCGTCAGGGCCTCTTCATGGCGACCGCGGGGATCACGAGCACCGGTTTCCAGAACACCTCCCCCTACACCTGGCCGTCGGTCACGGTCCTCTTCCTGGTGATCTTCATGCTCATCGGCGGGTCTTCAGGGTCGACCGCCGGTGGGATGAAGATCTCCAGGGTGATCCTCGGGCTCGAAAGTCTTGTCTGGTGGTTCAAGCGGATCTTCGTCTCCGGCAAGGTCGTCGTCCCCTTCAGACATGGGGGCAAGACGGTGCAGAAGAACATCGCCGAGGTCGAGGTCTCGAAGAACATGCTGATCATCATCCTCTACTTCCTCACCGTCTTCATCTGCACCATCGTTGTCTTCCACCTGGAGCACGGCGCCCCCTTCGAGTCCTCGCATGTGATCTTCGAGATCGTCTCGGCCTTCTGCAACAACGGGATCAGCACCGGTTTTGTCACGCCCGATATGAGCCTGGGTTCCAAGTGGCTCTTTATCTTCCTGATGTGGTTCGGGCGTCTGGAACTGGTGCCGATCCTGGTCCTCTTCGTCGGCCTTGCCAAAGGGTTTGAGTGA